Proteins from a genomic interval of Chryseobacterium indologenes:
- a CDS encoding toprim domain-containing protein, protein MNCKQLNSIGLEEVLAFLGHLPTRQNEKEAWYLSPFGPESRASFKVDKPNNLWYLFSEGAGGTTTDFIQKYLNTSVKEALAWASDQNFSSFHQQNKTLKSNPNYRIDRIMDIAHPNLLSYLHERGLSAKVYPFIKELWFTIENKQLYAIGFKNNSDGWELRNAFYKGALLKKDISVLPFFSNPAAINSNETGNNIPNRKVAVFEGFTDALSFIEMQKSFQGDLLILNSTAMLKKALTVIDSYSEISLFLDNDKTGMGCRDTIIDRVPHAKDFSHIYSEHKDLNEYLIAKRKNHPHETINTQITTASKNEHIEKQNECRDETNRIKKVCAGECSTVLFTNCLQKLGAHSQL, encoded by the coding sequence ATGAACTGTAAGCAATTAAATTCCATAGGGCTGGAAGAAGTCCTCGCTTTTCTCGGACACCTTCCAACCCGACAAAATGAAAAAGAAGCATGGTATCTCAGTCCTTTTGGTCCTGAATCCCGTGCCTCTTTTAAAGTGGATAAGCCGAATAATCTTTGGTATCTCTTTTCAGAAGGAGCTGGCGGTACTACTACCGATTTTATTCAGAAATACCTAAATACATCGGTAAAAGAAGCTTTAGCGTGGGCATCCGATCAAAACTTTTCTTCTTTTCACCAGCAAAACAAGACATTAAAATCCAATCCTAATTACCGTATAGACAGGATTATGGATATTGCTCATCCCAATCTTTTATCCTATCTCCATGAGCGGGGCTTAAGTGCGAAAGTGTATCCTTTTATCAAAGAATTGTGGTTTACCATAGAAAATAAACAGCTTTATGCGATAGGATTTAAGAATAACTCTGACGGTTGGGAGCTTAGAAATGCTTTCTACAAAGGGGCTTTACTTAAAAAGGATATTTCGGTTTTACCTTTCTTTTCGAATCCTGCGGCAATCAATAGTAACGAAACCGGAAACAACATCCCTAACCGGAAAGTGGCCGTTTTTGAAGGGTTTACCGATGCCCTGTCCTTTATCGAAATGCAGAAATCTTTTCAGGGAGATCTGCTGATATTAAATTCTACGGCAATGCTTAAAAAGGCTTTAACGGTGATTGATTCGTATTCAGAGATCAGCCTGTTTTTGGACAATGATAAAACCGGAATGGGGTGCAGGGATACGATCATTGATCGCGTCCCCCATGCCAAAGACTTCTCCCACATCTATTCGGAGCATAAAGACTTAAACGAGTATCTCATCGCAAAAAGAAAGAATCATCCTCATGAGACAATCAATACACAGATAACAACTGCATCGAAAAACGAACATATAGAAAAACAAAATGAGTGCAGAGACGAAACAAACAGGATAAAAAAGGTGTGCGCAGGAGAATGTAGCACTGTGCTTTTTACCAACTGTCTGCAAAAGTTAGGAGCTCATTCGCAACTTTGA
- a CDS encoding GAF domain-containing sensor histidine kinase, with amino-acid sequence MTSTEFWDKYILTGGLNILNEIPLNPWLRIPNFYLYLPLKINSYGEIFTQSSYIPEDDQARITKLATYGVMETHNNPAFDTIAGIAADIFGSSGAFVNFVDSETVFFKANLSSFPSNHVERQHSLCSLTVLSDDITIIYDTHLYDDLRENPYVCCDGGIRFYAGAPIVTEDGYRIGTVCVIDSVPRKEVTDLQCSILKKLVSLALDKLESMKAKRMLAKVADDRFHHVAHDLFNPLTVITLSAQQIQRQTPKTESRYKFASTIFEKAKSIEYNISNMLKDDLSEGKYMHLSIVSFETGDIINCLSKNFSHILKNKEQHLDVFSTGNLNITGDKQRIIDILGNFLSNASKYSSAGSKITLKCEEQPHTVVFSVTDQGQGICPSEIGLLFKKFSCLSSRPTANERSHGLGLYSAKILADLHHGKVWAKSAGKDLGSSFFLELPKD; translated from the coding sequence ATGACCAGTACGGAATTCTGGGATAAATACATTCTCACAGGAGGATTAAACATACTCAATGAGATACCCTTAAATCCCTGGTTAAGAATACCCAACTTTTACTTATATTTACCTTTAAAAATAAATAGCTATGGGGAAATTTTTACTCAGTCATCCTATATTCCCGAAGACGATCAGGCCAGAATCACTAAACTGGCAACATATGGTGTGATGGAAACACATAATAACCCCGCATTTGATACAATTGCAGGTATTGCAGCAGATATTTTTGGTTCATCAGGAGCCTTCGTCAATTTTGTTGATTCCGAAACAGTTTTCTTTAAAGCTAATCTAAGCTCATTTCCCAGTAATCATGTAGAAAGACAGCACAGTCTATGTTCCCTTACCGTTCTATCTGATGATATTACGATTATATATGATACCCATCTTTATGATGATCTTAGAGAGAATCCATATGTTTGTTGTGATGGAGGTATACGATTCTATGCAGGAGCACCCATAGTGACCGAGGATGGATATAGAATCGGTACTGTCTGTGTTATAGACAGTGTACCAAGAAAGGAAGTCACCGATTTACAGTGCTCTATCCTTAAAAAACTGGTGTCTTTGGCGCTGGATAAATTAGAGTCTATGAAAGCAAAACGTATGTTAGCTAAAGTGGCTGATGACCGCTTTCACCATGTTGCTCATGATTTATTTAATCCACTAACAGTTATTACTCTTTCGGCTCAACAGATCCAGAGGCAAACGCCGAAAACCGAATCGAGATATAAATTTGCTTCAACCATTTTTGAGAAAGCAAAATCGATAGAATATAATATCAGCAACATGCTTAAAGATGATCTTTCAGAGGGGAAATATATGCATCTCTCGATCGTTTCCTTTGAAACGGGTGACATCATCAATTGTTTAAGCAAAAATTTCAGCCATATTCTAAAAAATAAAGAACAACATCTGGACGTTTTCAGCACTGGCAATTTGAACATTACGGGAGACAAACAGCGTATCATCGATATTTTGGGCAATTTTCTCAGCAATGCATCTAAATATTCATCAGCAGGTTCAAAAATCACCCTTAAATGTGAGGAACAGCCACATACGGTGGTTTTTAGTGTGACAGATCAGGGCCAGGGGATTTGCCCCTCTGAAATTGGCTTACTTTTTAAAAAATTCTCCTGTCTATCATCAAGACCTACCGCAAATGAAAGGTCTCATGGTCTTGGTCTTTATTCTGCAAAAATACTTGCCGATCTGCATCATGGAAAGGTATGGGCCAAAAGTGCCGGAAAGGATTTAGGAAGTTCTTTCTTCCTAGAGCTCCCTAAAGATTAA
- a CDS encoding DUF3408 domain-containing protein, which produces MKNENLNPQNKENDSHEQEGNSNENDKRSETNNITQPVTDDDYLKRAMSADIPNDTEPIRNQSRVSGTRLSKSLRVTEKEYFETFFKIPKQNASKGRTVYIRPEFHQKFLKLIAGLEIDRLTMYAYVDNIIEHHFKEFEELIHKIYKDRNKPLF; this is translated from the coding sequence ATGAAAAATGAAAACCTAAATCCTCAAAACAAAGAAAATGATTCTCATGAGCAAGAAGGAAATTCAAATGAGAATGATAAAAGGTCGGAAACAAATAATATTACCCAGCCTGTAACTGATGATGATTATTTAAAGCGTGCGATGTCAGCTGACATCCCAAATGATACTGAACCGATCAGAAATCAATCACGTGTCAGTGGAACCAGGCTGTCAAAGTCTTTGAGAGTAACGGAGAAAGAATATTTTGAGACCTTCTTTAAAATTCCAAAACAAAACGCAAGCAAAGGAAGAACTGTATACATCCGTCCTGAATTCCACCAGAAGTTTTTAAAGCTGATAGCAGGACTTGAAATTGACCGGCTCACCATGTATGCTTACGTTGATAATATTATTGAGCATCATTTTAAGGAATTTGAAGAATTAATCCACAAGATATATAAGGACAGAAATAAACCTCTGTTCTAA